One window of Quercus robur chromosome 12, dhQueRobu3.1, whole genome shotgun sequence genomic DNA carries:
- the LOC126709342 gene encoding uncharacterized protein LOC126709342, whose amino-acid sequence MGGPEEEEEALRLKGIAETKYKKSNLKSALKYAKRALRLAPNLDGLSEMVTSFKILRSPDSDWYTILQVEPFAHINTIKKQYKKLALLLHPDKNPYAGSEEAFKLVGDAFRFLSDKIRRKEYDMKLRIRIQDDNVNVNVNPPPAVDTFWTACSTCRLLHKFEKKYLGHSLVCPSCRKSFLAVQVETNDGDDVVEETRVRSERLRKRSLGLVGRFEQSGSNRKMGIGENLTSACGVKGKRGSVVKLGSVNVKGRLHGGGGVTSGELEREEDEDEDGDGDDRGIWSGGRLRNSGLKRMRTVGDVLERSMPKRAKTGEEMMTLAEMQLEAKQKAHQERMKLKSKEKEKNEREKRKEKERHGDLKKSRDSKSGDLEIERHRKKGMGLEIDRRKDSRSGDLEIMSVEDSDYYDFDKDRVEKSFKRGQVWALYDDDDGMPRHYGLIDEVVSVNPFDVKMSWLDFQSNGDEGLIIWEKMGFHISCGRFKVARKTSINSVNVFSHIVDCERAAREVYRIYPRKGSVWALYNDAAVDAEGRNLSAKDKRCYDIVVFLTSFSEIHGLSMAYLEKVDGFKTVFKRREIGSHAIRCLEGDDVRLFSHQIPARKLSENEAPELLKDCWELDPASLPSDLLSIDWRR is encoded by the coding sequence atgggGGGTcctgaagaagaggaagaagcacTGCGTCTGAAAGGCATAGCAGAAACGAAATACAAGAAGTCGAACCTGAAGTCCGCCCTCAAGTACGCGAAGCGAGCCCTTCGGCTAGCCCCCAACCTGGATGGGCTCTCGGAGATGGTCACATCCTTCAAGATCCTCCGCTCCCCTGATTCTGATTGGTACACCATCCTCCAGGTAGAACCCTTTGCTCACATTAACACCATTAAGAAACAGTACAAAAAACTCGCCTTGCTTCTTCACCCTGACAAGAACCCTTATGCCGGCTCCGAAGAGGCCTTTAAGCTCGTCGGCGACGCCTTTCGGTTCTTGTCCGATAAGATTCGTAGGAAAGAGTATGATATGAAGCTTAGGATTAGGATTCAGGATGACAATGTCAATGTCAATGTCAATCCTCCTCCTGCTGTAGACACTTTCTGGACCGCTTGTTCCACGTGCCGTTTGTTGCACAAGTTTGAGAAAAAGTATTTGGGTCATAGTTTGGTGTGTCCTAGTTGTAGGAAGAGCTTTCTGGCTGTGCAGGTTGAGACCAATGATGGGGATGATGTTGTGGAGGAAACTAGGGTTCGGAGTGAGAGGCTGAGGAAGAGAAGTTTGGGTCTTGTCGGGAGATTTGAGCAGTCGGGTTCTAATCGGAAAATGGGTATTGGTGAGAATTTGACAAGTGCCTGTGGTGTGAAGGGAAAAAGGGGTAGTGTTGTGAAATTGGGAAGTGTGAATGTTAAGGGGAGATTGCACGGTGGTGGCGGAGTGACAAGTGGGGAATTGGAAAGGGaagaggatgaggatgaggatggtgatggtgatgataGAGGTATATGGAGTGGTGGGAGGTTGAGGAATTCGGGTTTGAAGAGAATGAGGACTGTTGGGGATGTGTTAGAGAGGTCAATGCCGAAGAGGGCAAAAACTGGGGAGGAAATGATGACATTGGCGGAGATGCAGTTGGAAGCAAAGCAAAAGGCGCATCAAGAGAGGATGAAATTGAAGTCAAAGGAAAAGGAGAAgaatgaaagagaaaagaggaaggagaaggagagGCATGGAGATTTGAAGAAGAGTAGGGATTCTAAAAGTGGGGATTTAGAAATTGAGAGGCACAGGAAGAAGGGCATGGGCTTGGAAATTGATAGGCGCAAGGATTCTAGAAGTGGGGATTTGGAGATTATGTCAGTGGAGGATTCAGACTATTATGATTTTGATAAGGATAGGGTAGAGAAAAGTTTTAAGAGAGGGCAAGTGTGGGCTCtctatgatgatgatgatggaatGCCAAGGCATTATGGTTTGATAGATGAAGTTGTTTCGGTCAATCCTTTTGATGTGAAGATGAgttggttggattttcaaagtAATGGGGATGAGGGGCTTATAATTTGGGAGAAAATGGGATTTCATATTTCTTGTGGAAGATTTAAGGTTGCTAGGAAGACTTCCATTAACTCAGTGAATGTCTTTTCACATATTGTGGATTGTGAACGAGCAGCAAGGGAGGTTTATAGAATTTATCCGAGGAAGGGCTCAGTGTGGGCACTTTATAACGATGCTGCTGTTGATGCAGAAGGAAGAAACCTCTCTGCTAAAGATAAGCGGTGCTATGACATAGTTGTATTTTTGACTAGTTTCAGTGAGATTCATGGTTTAAGCATGGCATATCTTGAGAAGGTTGATGGGTTCAAGACGGTGTTTAAGAGAAGGGAGATTGGTTCTCATGCTATTAGATGTCTTGAAGGAGATGATGTTCGGTTGTTTTCACATCAGATTCCTGCAAGGAAGCTTTCTGAGAATGAGGCTCCAGAGCTTTTGAAAGattgttgggaacttgatccTGCTTCACTTCCTTCAGATTTGCTTAGTATTGATTGGCGGAGGTAA